Proteins from a genomic interval of Corvus moneduloides isolate bCorMon1 chromosome 6, bCorMon1.pri, whole genome shotgun sequence:
- the PRKD1 gene encoding serine/threonine-protein kinase D1 isoform X3 has protein sequence MLWGLVRQGLKCEGCGLNYHKRCAFKIPNNCSGVRKRRLSNVSLTGLSTIRTVSAEPSPSVMDEALLSPISPGYEQKTPSESYTGREKRSNSQSYIGRPIQLDKILLSKVKVPHTFVIHSYTRPTVCQYCKKLLKGLFRQGLQCKDCRFNCHKRCAPKVPNNCLGEVAINGDLLSPGAESDVVMEEGSDDNDSERNSGFIDDMEESMAHDSEMSMTGCHSDNGEMQDADLDHDESNRMISPSTSNNIPLMRVVQSVKHTKRRSSTVMKEGWMVHYTSRDTLRKRHYWRLDSKCITLFQNDTGSKYYKEIPLSEILSLEPAKTFTLLPQGANAHCFEISTANIVYYVGENIDNLSSVPLNNSVISSGVGIDVARMWEMAIQHALMPVIPKGASTGSGPSLHRDISISISVSNCQVQENVDISTVYQIFPDEVLGSGQFGIVYGGKHRKTGRDVAIKIIDKLRFPTKQESQLRNEVAILQNLHHPGVVNLECMFETPERVFVVMEKLHGDMLEMILSSEKGRLPERITKFLITQILVALRHLHFKNIVHCDLKPENVLLASADPFPQVKLCDFGFARIIGEKSFRRSVVGTPAYLAPEVLRNKGYNRSLDMWSVGVIIYVSLSGTFPFNEDEDIHDQIQNAAFMYPPNPWKEISLEAIDLINNLLQVKMRKRYSVDKTLSHPWLQDYQTWLDLRELECKMGERYITHESDDSRWEQYSEEHGLQYPAHLISPSANRNENTKLEETEMKALSERVSIL, from the exons gaTGTGGTCTAAACTACCATAAGAGATGTGCATTTAAAATTCCTAACAACTGCAGTGGTGTAAGGAAAAGACGCCTGTCAAATGTGTCCCTAACAGGACTGAGTACCATTCGTACAGTTTCTGCAGAGCCCTCACCCAGCGTGATGGATGAAGCCCTTCTG TCTCCTATCAGCCCTGGCTATGAG CAAAAGACACCATCAGAATCATACACTGGGCGAGAGAAGAGGTCGAATTCACAGTCCTACATTGGACGACCTATTCAACTAGACAAGATTTTACTGTCCAAGGTTAAAGTGCCTCACACTTTTGTCATCCACTCCTATACACGTCCAACAGTTTGCCAGTACTGCAAGAAGCTTCTCAAAGGGCTTTTTAGACAGGGTTTGCAGTGCAAAG ACTGTAGATTCAACTGTCACAAACGCTGTGCTCCTAAAGTGCCAAATAACTGCCTGGGGGAAGTTGCCATTAATGGAG ACCTCCTTAGTCCTGGGGCTGAGTCTGATGTGGTCATGGAAGAAGGGAGTGATGACAACGACAGTGAAAGAAACAGTGGCTTTATAGATGACATGGAAGAATCTATGGCTCATGATTCAGAGATGTCAATGACAGGATGCCATAGTGACAATGGAGAAATGCAGGATGCTGATCTGGATCACGATGAATCTAACAGGATGATCAG CCCTTCAACCAGCAACAATATTCCATTAATGAGAGTGGTACAGTCTGTGAAGCACACAAAACGGAGAAGTAGCACAGTAATGAAGGAAGGTTGGATGGTTCACTATACAAGCAGGGACACACTG AGAAAGCGACACTACTGGAGGCTGGACAGCAAATGCATTACACTTTTTCAAAATGATACTGGAAGCAAATATTACAAA gaAATCCCATTGTCTGAAATTTTGTCTCTGGAACCTGCAAAAACTTTCACTTTGCTGCCTCAAGGAGCCAATGCTCATTGTTTTGAAATAAGCACAGCAAATATAGTCTATTATGTTGGAGAAAACATAGACAACCTCTCAAGCGTTCCACTGAATAACAGTGTTATCAGTAGTGGTGTTGGCATTGATGTGGCACGAATGTGGGAGATGGCAATCCAGCATGCCCTGATGCCTGTCATCCCTAAAGGGGCATCAACTGGGTCAGGACCCAGCCTGCACA GGGATATATCCATCAGTATTTCTGTGTCAAACTGCCAAGTCCAAGAAAACGTG GATATTAGCACTGTATACCAGATCTTCCCCGATGAAGTATTGGGATCAGGACAGTTTGGTATTGTTTATGGAG GAAAACATCGCAAAACTGGAAGAGATGTTGCCATTAAAATAATTGATAAACTAAGATTTCCAACTAAACAGGAAAGTCAACTTCGTAATGAAGTTGCCATTTTACag AATCTTCATCATCCTGGGGTTGTAAATCTGGAGTGTATGTTTGAGACACCAGAAAGAGTCTTTGTAGTTATGGAAAAACTCCATGGAGACATGCTGGAGATGATCTTGTCAAGTGAAAAGGGCAGACTGCCAGAGAGAATAACTAAGTTTTTAATTACTCAg ATCCTTGTTGCTTTAAGACATcttcatttcaaaaatattgttCATTGTGACCTCAAACCAGAAAATGTGTTATTGGCATCAGCTGATCCTTTCCCACAG gTAAAACTTTGTGATTTTGGCTTTGCCCGAATCATTGGAGAGAAATCATTTAGGCGTTCAGTTGTAGGAACACCAGCCTACCTTGCCCCAGAGGTTCTGAGAAACAAAGGCTATAACAGATCTCTGGATATGTGGTCAGTGGGTGTCATCATTTATGTAAGCCTCAGTGGTACCTTTCCATTCAATGAAGATGAAGACATACATGACCAAATCCAGAATGCTGCTTTCATGTATCCACCTAATCCATGGAAGGAAATTTCTCTTGAAG ctaTTGATCTCATAAATAATTTGTTGCAAGTGAAAATGAGAAAGCGCTACAGTGTGGACAAAACGTTAAGCCACCCATGGTTACAG GACTACCAAACCTGGTTAGATTTAAGGGAACTGGAATGCAAAATGGGGGAACGTTACATCACCCATGAAAGTGATGACTCCCGGTGGGAACAGTATTCAGAAGAACATGGATTGCAGTATCCAGCACACCTCATCAGCCCAAGTGCTAACCGTAACGAAAACACCAAGctagaagaaacagaaatgaaagcccTCAGTGAGCGTGTCAGCATCCTTTAA